The Microbacterium natoriense genomic interval ATCGGCGACATGTTCTTCGCGATCCCCTACGTGCTCGCAGCCGTGGTCATCATGTCGGTGTTCCTGAACGACAGGAACATCCTCGTGGTGTCGCTCGCCATCGGCTTCTTCGGCTGGCCCGCGACCGCCCGCATCCTGCGAGCGGAGATCCTGCGAGTGCGCTCGTCGGACTACGTGATGGCATCCGAAGCGCTCGGCGTCTCCCGTGTGCGCACCATGTTCACGCACGTGATGCCGAACTCGATCGCTCCCGTGATCGTGCTCTCGACCGTCGGACTCGCCGCGGCGATCACCGCCGAGGCGACCCTGTCGTTCCTCGGCGTCGGCCTGCCGCCGGAGTTCATCTCGTGGGGCAACGACATCGCGCAAGCTCAGAACCGCCTGCGCACCGACCCGATGCCACTGATCTGGCCGTCCATCGCGCTCTCCCTCACCGTCCTGTCGTTCATCATGCTCGGCGAGACGGTGCGCGACGCGCTCGACCCGAAGGCGAGGGCGCTGCGATGAGCATTCCCGAGACGCAAGAAGACCTCGGCCGCGGGGGCACCAATCCCGGTGTCCCGCTGCTGTCGGTGGAGAACCTCGAAGTCGCGTTCCGGACGCAGGACGGGTTCGTCCCCGCAGTCCGCGGCATCAGCTTCGACATCTACCCGGGCGAGACCATGGCGATCGTGGGCGAGTCGGGCTCCGGCAAGTCGACGACCGCGCACGCGATCATCAACCTGCTTCCCGGCAGCGGTCAGATCACCGGTGGGGCGGTGAGATTCGAGGGGCGCGACCTCACGAAGCTCACCCGCCCGCAGATCGAGGACGTTCGAGGAAAGCTCATCGGCCTGGTTCCCCAGGACCCGATGAACAGCCTCAACCCCGTGCACCGGATCGGCTTCCAGGTCGAGGAGACCATCCTCGCCAACGGGCAGGCCCACGGGCGCAGGGAGGCGCGTCAGCGCGCCATCCAGGCGCTGCAGGAGGCGGGTCTCGCGGATGCCGACAAGCGCCTGCGCCAGTTCCCGCACGAGTTCTCCGGCGGCATGCGCCAGCGCGTGCTCATCGGCATCGGACTCTCGTCCAATCCCAAGCTGCTGATCGCGGACGAGCCCACCAGTGCGCTCGATGTCACGGTGCAGAAGAAGATCCTCGACCATCTCGAGATGCTGACCACCGAGCGGAACACCGCCGTGCTGTTCATCACCCACGACCTCGGCCTCGCCGCGGAGCGGGCGGAGAACCTCGTGGTTATGCACCGCGGACGCATCGTGGAGTCGGGCCCCGCCCTCGAGATCCTGCAGAATCCGCAGCATCCGTACACGCAGCGCCTCGTCTCCGCGGCGCCCAGCCTCGCCTCGAAGCGAATCCAGGCTGCGGCGACCGGTGGAGCCGATCCGCTGGCGGAGGCGCTCGCGGAGGCGACCGGCACGGTCGACCTCGCGAGCATCGCGCATCTCGAGACGACCGAAGACGCTTCTCCGGTCATCGAGTTCCGCGACGTCACCAAGGTGTACAAGCTGCGAGGCAGCGGGTTCCGTTCGACGGACTTCACGGCGGTCGACAAGATGTCGTTCCAGGTGCCCAAGGGGTCCACGATGGCCATCGTGGGCGAATCGGGCTCCGGCAAGTCGACGGCGGCCAAGATGCTGCTCCGGCTCGAGAAGAAGACGTCCGGAAAGATCCTCGTGAACGGTCAGGACACCGACGAGCTGTCGCGTCCGCAGCTGCAGGCACTGCGCCGGCAGATGCAGCCGGTCTTCCAGGATCCCTACGGTTCGCTGGACCCTCTGCACAACATCGGCAACACCGTCGCAGAGCCTCTGCGCGTGCACGGCGTGGGCGATTCGGCCTCGCGACGCGCTCGCGTGTTCGAGGTGCTCGATCAGGTGGCGCTGCCGGCGAGCGTGGCGGATCGCTATCCGAACGAGCTCTCCGGCGGTCAGCGTCAGCGCGTCGCGATCGCGCGGGCGCTGGCTCTCAAGCCCGAGATCGTCGTCCTCGACGAGGCCGTGTCCGCTCTCGACGTGCTCGTGCAGGCGCAGGTGCTGAACCTGCTCGCGGATCTGCAGTCCGAGCTCGGACTCACGTATCTGTTCATCACCCACGACCTCGCTGTCGTGCGAGTGATCGCAGACCGCGTGTGCGTCATGGAGAAGGGGCGCGTCGTCGAGCAGGGCACGGTCGATGACATCTTCGCGAACCCGCAGGAGGAGTACACCGAGCGTCTGCTTCAGGCCATCCCGGGTGCCTCGATCGCACTGGGCGGCCACTGAGTGAACCACGACGGTCGACCGGAGGGCGTGCGGATCTTCCGTGCGCCCTCCGGGCTGTTCGCCATCGGGATCGCGATCCTGCTGGCGCTGTTCCTGTTGGGCGACGCGGTCGTCCGCGCCGGATGGGGACGGATGCTCCTTCTGGCGCCCTGGATTCTGCTGGCCTTCTGGATCGTGTACGAGAACGCCTACGTCTCGCGGGTGCAGATCGACGACGACGGGGTGACGGTGCAGAATCTGCTGCGGCGCACATCGTTCGGATGGAAGAGGGTCCGTTCGATCGAACTGCGCTGGCAGCTGGTCTTCGTCCTCGACGACGGCCGGAAGCTCTCCTGCTACGGAGGGCCAGCGAAGGCCGGTCCTGTGCGCCGCCCCGGGCGCGACGGCGACTCGCGAGAGCCTGCCGGCATCCGCGCGCTGTCCGAGATCGAAGATCGCTGGGAGGCTGCTCCAGACACGGCGGATGCTCCGATCATCCGTTCGTGGGATCTGCCTGCGCTCCTGGCCCTCGGAGCCATCGTGATCTGGGCGATCGCTGCGATCCTGATCGCGAACGCCTGATCCCTCAGCCGGGGAGCCCGAACAGCGCGGGCCAGGTGGCCGCCGCCCACGGATAGCCGACGAAGACGGTCGCGTCGATCAGGAAGTGTGCGACGAGGAACGGCAGCAGCCGCCCCGAGCGCTGGAACAGCCAGCCGAACAGCAGCCCCATGGCGAAGTTGCCGATGAAGGCGCCCGGCCCCTGGTACAGGTGATAAGTGGCGCGCAGCGCAGACGTCGAGAGGATGATCGTCCACGGCCCCCATCGGAGCTCGCGCAGCCGTGCGAAGAGGTACCCGAGAACCACGAACTCCTCCTGGATCGCGGCTCTGGCGGCCGAGAGCAGCAGGACGGGGATCGTCCACCAGTGCGCGCCGAGGCCCGCCGGGTCGACGGCGACGAAGAGCCCCAGCGCTCGTCCGGCGAGGTAGAGCCCGAGCCCTGGCACGCCGATCGCGATCACCAGCAGGACGCCGCGACCGGCATCCTTCCCGACCGCGCTCCCATCGAGGCCGAGGCGGCCGAGGTGCGGGCGCGAGGTCTGCCAGAGCAGGAAGCACACGAGCAGGACCGGTACCAGGGAGAAGCCGATCGAGAGCACCTGGTAGATCAGGTCGAAGAGCTCGCGGTCGCTGCGCGAGGGGTTGAGCGTCGCCGTCTGATCGGCCAGGGGAGTGGTGTCGGTGAGCCGGTACGCGAGCTGCACGATCGCGTAGACCGCCGACTGGCCGAGGCCCAGCGCGAGCACGATCGAGATCTCCCACCGGATGCGTGCGCGTGAGGAACCGCCTGCGAACGCCAGGCGCGCGGGAGGGGGAGTGGAGGTCACAACCCCGATCGTACGACGGGTGCTCAGGAACCGGCTGTGCGCATAGGGTATCCTGGAACGTCGGATTCCCGGCTTTTCCCACCACCTTCTTAGGACTCCTGCATGGCGCACGCCCTCCGTTCAGACCTCCGCAACGTCGCAATCGTCGCTCACGTCGACCACGGCAAGACCACCCTCGTCGACGCGATGCTCCGTCAGACCGGCTCATTCGGCTCTCACGAGCACATGGAAGAACGCGCCATGGACTCCAACGATCTGGAGCGTGAGAAGGGCATCACGATCCTCGCCAAGAACACGGCGATCACCTACAAGGGCAAGCACGCCGCCGGCAGGGACATCACGATCAACGTGATCGACACGCCCGGTCACGCCGATTTCGGCGGTGAGGTCGAGCGCGGCCTGTCCATGGTCGACGGCGTCGTGCTGCTCGTCGACGCCTCGGAGGGCCCTCTGCCGCAGACCCGCTTCGTGCTGCGCAAGGCGCTCGAGGCCAAGCTGCCCGTCATCCTCCTCGTGAACAAGACCGATCGTCCCGATGCTCGCATCGCCGAGGTCGAGGAGGAGGCGCACGATCTGCTGCTCGGACTCGCCTCCGACCTCGTCGACGACGTGCCCGACCTCGATGTCGACGCACTGCTCGACGTGCCGGTCGTCTACGCATCGGGTCGCGCAGGCGCCGCGTCGCGCAACCGCCCGGCCGACGGATCGCTGCCCGACAACGACGACCTCGAGCCGCTGTTCGAAGCGATCCTCGAGCACGTCCCGGCCCCGTCGTACGACGACGAGGCCCCGCTGCAGGCCTGGGTCACGAACCTCGACTCCAGCCCGTTCCTCGGCCGCCTCGCCCTGCTGCGCGTCTTCAACGGCACCCTCAAGAAGGGTCAGACGGTCGCCTGGGTCCGCGCCGACGGCAGCACCAGCAACGCGCGCATCACCGAGCTGCTGAAGACCCGAGCGCTCGAGCGCTACCCCGCCGAGGAGGCGGGCCCCGGTGACATCGTCGCCATCGCCGGCTTCGAGAACATCACGATCGGCGAGACCATCGCCGACCCGGAGGACGTGCGTCCGCTGCCGGCGATCACCGTCGACGACCCCGCCATCTCGATGACGATCGGCACCAACACCTCGCCCCTCATGGGCAAGGTCAAGGGGCACAAGCTCACGGCCCGCATGGTCAAGGACCGCCTCGATCGCGAACTCATCGGAAACGTCTCGCTCAAGGTCGTCGACATCGGACGCCCGGACGCGTGGGAGGTCCAGGGACGCGGCGAGCTCGCGCTGGCCATCCTCGTCGAGAACATGCGCCGCGAAGGCTTCGAGCTCACGGTCGGCAAGCCCCAGGTGGTCACGAAGAAGATCGACGGCAAGACCTACGAGCCCTTCGAGCACCTCACGATCGACACGCCGGAGGAGCACCTCGGCGCGATCACGCAGCTGCTCGCGAACCGCAAGGGCCGCATGGAGAACATGACCAACCACGGCACCGGCTGGGTGCGCATGGAGTTCATCGTCCCCTCCCGCGGACTCATCGGCTTCCGCAGCGAGTTCCTCACCACGACGCGCGGCACCGGCATCGCGAACGCGATCTCGCACGGCTACGAGCCCTGGGCCGGCCAGATCACGACCCGTCAGAACGGCTCCATCGTGGCCGACCGCATGGGCGTCGTGACGCCCTTCGCGATGATCGCACTGCAGGAGCGCATGTCGTTCTTCGTGCAGCCCACGCAGGAGGTCTACGAGGGTATGGTCATCGGCGAGAACTCGCGCGCGGATGACATGGACGTGAACATCACCAAGGAGAAGAAGCTCACCAACATGCGTGCGGCGAGCTCCGACACCTTCGAGTCGATGACGCCGCCGCGCGTGCTCACGCTCGAGGAGAGCCTCGAGTTCGCCCGCGACGACGAATGCGTCGAGGTGACGCCGGAGGTCGTGCGGATCCGCAAGGTGATCCTCGACCAGACGGTCCGCGGACGCGAGGCCTCGCGTCTCAAGCGCCAGGACGCCAAGGCCTGACAGCACGCTGGGAGGTTGCCCGGCAGCACCTCCACGAAAAGGGCCCTGCGCCGCCGAAACGGCGGCGCAGGGCCCTTTTCTCATGAATCACCCAGGTGACGCGGATTTTTCGTTCAGGTGACTGCTTCAGACTCGATGACTTGTGCCCGGGACGACCTCCCGATGAGTCTCCTGCGAGGGCGCGAACGACGACCCGAAAGTCGAACCCTTCATCATGCTTCAGAACACCCGTGCGCTTCGGCGCGCCGCCGCAGCGGCATCCGCCCGTTCCACCGTGACCGCCCGTCGCCCGATCCTGATGTTCGCGGCCGCTGGCGCGGCCCTGCTCGGAATCACCGTGACCGTCGGCTTCGCCTCGGCTCCGGCCGTCGGCGCCGAGAACATGATCTCAGCGGTCACCGAGCTCGCCGGCCCGGAGCCGCTGGCGAAGGTGGCGGATGAGGCGTCCACGAGTCTGATCGCGGCGCATGCGGCCGTCGACGCGGCGATCCAGCTGAACGCGGACGTCGTGCTCTCGGGCCTCGATCTCGGCGAGTCCGTCACCTCGATCGAAACCGGCGAGCTGCACCACGACATCAACGCCCTGGACGAGCGTGCGGTGATGCCCGGGATGCTGCTGACCGTGCTGACGGCCGACACCGAGAAGACGACGGCCGCTGTCGTCGCCGAGACCGCGACCCTGCAGGCCGCGCTCACGGCGGCTCAGGAGAAGAAGGCCGCGGATGACGCCGCGAAGGCCGCAGCGGAGCAGGCTGCCGCACAGGCCGCGGCGGCCGCGGCCGCACTGGCCGCGGTGAACACCCCCGACGGTGCTCGTGCTGCCGCTCGGGACATGGCCGCGAGCCGGTACGGCTGGGGAGACGACCAGTTCCAGTGCCTCAACTCGCTGTGGAACAAGGAGTCCAGCTGGAACTACCAGGCCTACAACCCCTCCGGTGCAACCGGCATCCCGCAGGCGCTTCCCGGAAGCAAGATGGCTTCGGCGGGCGGAGACTGGGCCACGAACGCCGCGACGCAGATCGCGTGGGGGCTGGGATACATCTCCTCGGTGTACGGCACGCCGTGCAGCGCCTGGGGGCACTCGCAGGCGACGAACTGGTACTGACCGGAATCCGTACTGCCGGCTCCCGTTCTCCGGTGCCGGGTATCAGCGCAGCTCTGAGATGAGCACGGCGCTGGTGCCCGGCATCGTCGCATCGAAGACGTGCGGCGCATCGCCGGGGTAGGTCAGGTAGTCGCCGGGGCTCAGCAGCACCGGTGCGTCTGAAGGGCCGACATGCGCCTGGCCGGCACTGAGGATGACGTGCTCGATCGTGCCGGGGTGATGCGGATCGGATCGGCGGGCGTCGCCCGGCTCCGCCTGGATCAGGTAGATGTCGCGGCGTGCACCGGGCGGGCTGGCCGAAAGCAGAGTCGCGCTGTACGCGGCGGCGGATGACGGCACACCCGCGCGGTCGTCGGCGCGGATGAGCGTCGGCGCATTCGTCTGCTGGTCCACGAGCACGGCGAACGGCACGCCGAGCCCCACCCCGAGAGCCCACAGCGTCTCGACGCTCGGTCCCACCTGCCCGCTCTCGAGCTGCGAGACCGTCGCCTTCGACACGCCTGCTCTGCGAGCCAGCTCTGAGACCGACAGGGCGGCCGCCTCCCGTTCACGGCGGAGGGTGCGGGCGATGCGAGTACGAAGATCCTCCATGTGTTCATCATGCCAAACGATCGTTCACTTGACTATCCGTTGTCGCCCGTTCAGAATCATGGTCATGTGTTCACTGAATCGAACGGCGACTCGTGACGGCTGAACGGGAGGTGTGGCGTGAGGCTCTCGGCGTCGTTATCGCGACGAGCGCCTACGGCATCTCCTTCGGCGCCCTCGCCGTCGCCGCCGGCCTCGACGTGTGGCAGGCGTGCGTGCTGAGCCTGTTGATGTTCACGGGAGGGTCGCAGTTCGCCTTCGTCGGCGTCTTCGCGGCTGGAGGGCTTGCGGCTCTTCCCTCGGCGATCGCATCCGCGGCGCTGCTGGGAGTGCGCAACGTCGCATACGGCATGCGGATGTCGCCGATCGTCGGCGGGGGAGCGCTGCGTCGGGCGACCGCAGCGCACTTCACGATCGACGAGTCGACCGCGGTCGCCATCTCGCAGAGCGATCCCCGACTCCGGCAGGTGGGCTTCTGGGTGACGGGCGTCGGGATCTTCCTCGGATGGAACGTCACGACACTGATCGGCGCTCTGGTGGGCGACGTGCTGGGCGACCCGAAGATGTGGGGGCTGGATGCCGCGGCCGCGGCCGCGTTCCTCGCGCTGCTGTGGCCGCGTCTGAAGCAGCGGCAGGCGATCGCCGTCGGAGTGGCGGCCGCAGTGGTGGCGGCCTCTCTCACGCCTTTCATCATGCCGGGTCTTCCGGTGCTGATCGCGGCTCTCGTCGCGATCATCGTCGGCTGGTTCAACTGGCTGGGCGGCCGGGAAGGAGCGACCGCATGACGCTCTGGGGCGCCATCGTGCTCGCGGCGACGATCTGTCTCGCGATGAAGGCCGCGGGCTACCTCGTCCCGGCACGGATCCTCGAGGAACCGCGCCCCGCTCGCATCTCCGATCTGCTCACGGTCGCGCTGCTCGCGGCCCTCGTAGCCGTGCAGACACTGGGTGCGGGGCAGGCGGTGATGGTCGATGCGCGCGTGCCCGCCGTCCTCGTCGCGGCCGGACTCCTGTGGGCGCGTCAGTCGTTCCTCGTCGTGGTGTTCGCCGCGGCTGCGGTCGCGGCCCTGCTGCGGCTCGCAGGCCTCGCCGCCTGAGGCATCCGCATAGCCCACCCGCATAGGATCGTGGGGTGAAGTGGGTATCGAGAGTGCTGTCCTGGCTGGCCGCGGCTGTCGTCGGCGGGATCTTCGGGGTGGCCGGAACGATCGCGCACAGTCTCATGTGGGGACCGATCCCGATCGGGATCGTCGTCGGCACGATCGCCTGCGGCGCGATCCTCATCGCGATCCGATCGCTCACGCACGACCGCGCAGCGACGGTCGCTGCGGGGGCCGGAATGGTCGGGATGCTGCTCATCATCTCGGGAGTCGGCCCCGGCGGATCCGTTGTCGTCGAGAACACGGCCATGGGCCAGATCTGGATCTACCTCGTGGCCGGTCTCGTGATCCTCACCGTCACCTGGCCGTCGATCCGGAGGTTGCCGGTGCGCACCGAAGCCGTCGCAGAGACATCCGCCACCGACTCGCGCGCGTAGACTGAAACCGTGACGTATGTGATCGCGCTTCCGTGTGTCGATGTGAAGGATCGTGCCTGCATCGACGAGTGCCCCGTGGACTGCATCTATGAGGGTGAACGTTCGTTGTACATCCATCCGGATGAGTGCGTGGACTGCGGGGCGTGCGAGCCGGTGTGTCCGGTCGAGGCGATCTACTACGAGGATGATCTGCCCGAGGAATGGGCGGACTACTACAAGGCGAATGTGGAGTTCTTCGACGAGATCGGCTCGCCAGGCGGTGCGGCCAAGACCGGCGTCATCGCCTTCGACCACCCGATCATCGCCGCCCTCCCGCCCCAGGGCGAGTGAGCTGTGAGCGTCCGCGACCTC includes:
- a CDS encoding ABC transporter permease; translation: MSDKTPIRRMAHYVAEVDEGGLGAVDAVRVAERKSNLWLDAWRDLRGRWMFWTAGVFVVFLIIVALFPSLFAPIDPFACDLNHSNDGPAPGHPFGYNFQGCDVYSRVVHGTSTSLSVGIIVTIIIAVMGIVIGAFAGFFGGWIDSLLMRIGDMFFAIPYVLAAVVIMSVFLNDRNILVVSLAIGFFGWPATARILRAEILRVRSSDYVMASEALGVSRVRTMFTHVMPNSIAPVIVLSTVGLAAAITAEATLSFLGVGLPPEFISWGNDIAQAQNRLRTDPMPLIWPSIALSLTVLSFIMLGETVRDALDPKARALR
- a CDS encoding ABC transporter ATP-binding protein encodes the protein MSIPETQEDLGRGGTNPGVPLLSVENLEVAFRTQDGFVPAVRGISFDIYPGETMAIVGESGSGKSTTAHAIINLLPGSGQITGGAVRFEGRDLTKLTRPQIEDVRGKLIGLVPQDPMNSLNPVHRIGFQVEETILANGQAHGRREARQRAIQALQEAGLADADKRLRQFPHEFSGGMRQRVLIGIGLSSNPKLLIADEPTSALDVTVQKKILDHLEMLTTERNTAVLFITHDLGLAAERAENLVVMHRGRIVESGPALEILQNPQHPYTQRLVSAAPSLASKRIQAAATGGADPLAEALAEATGTVDLASIAHLETTEDASPVIEFRDVTKVYKLRGSGFRSTDFTAVDKMSFQVPKGSTMAIVGESGSGKSTAAKMLLRLEKKTSGKILVNGQDTDELSRPQLQALRRQMQPVFQDPYGSLDPLHNIGNTVAEPLRVHGVGDSASRRARVFEVLDQVALPASVADRYPNELSGGQRQRVAIARALALKPEIVVLDEAVSALDVLVQAQVLNLLADLQSELGLTYLFITHDLAVVRVIADRVCVMEKGRVVEQGTVDDIFANPQEEYTERLLQAIPGASIALGGH
- a CDS encoding PH domain-containing protein; the protein is MNHDGRPEGVRIFRAPSGLFAIGIAILLALFLLGDAVVRAGWGRMLLLAPWILLAFWIVYENAYVSRVQIDDDGVTVQNLLRRTSFGWKRVRSIELRWQLVFVLDDGRKLSCYGGPAKAGPVRRPGRDGDSREPAGIRALSEIEDRWEAAPDTADAPIIRSWDLPALLALGAIVIWAIAAILIANA
- a CDS encoding CPBP family intramembrane glutamic endopeptidase, which codes for MTSTPPPARLAFAGGSSRARIRWEISIVLALGLGQSAVYAIVQLAYRLTDTTPLADQTATLNPSRSDRELFDLIYQVLSIGFSLVPVLLVCFLLWQTSRPHLGRLGLDGSAVGKDAGRGVLLVIAIGVPGLGLYLAGRALGLFVAVDPAGLGAHWWTIPVLLLSAARAAIQEEFVVLGYLFARLRELRWGPWTIILSTSALRATYHLYQGPGAFIGNFAMGLLFGWLFQRSGRLLPFLVAHFLIDATVFVGYPWAAATWPALFGLPG
- the typA gene encoding translational GTPase TypA, with amino-acid sequence MAHALRSDLRNVAIVAHVDHGKTTLVDAMLRQTGSFGSHEHMEERAMDSNDLEREKGITILAKNTAITYKGKHAAGRDITINVIDTPGHADFGGEVERGLSMVDGVVLLVDASEGPLPQTRFVLRKALEAKLPVILLVNKTDRPDARIAEVEEEAHDLLLGLASDLVDDVPDLDVDALLDVPVVYASGRAGAASRNRPADGSLPDNDDLEPLFEAILEHVPAPSYDDEAPLQAWVTNLDSSPFLGRLALLRVFNGTLKKGQTVAWVRADGSTSNARITELLKTRALERYPAEEAGPGDIVAIAGFENITIGETIADPEDVRPLPAITVDDPAISMTIGTNTSPLMGKVKGHKLTARMVKDRLDRELIGNVSLKVVDIGRPDAWEVQGRGELALAILVENMRREGFELTVGKPQVVTKKIDGKTYEPFEHLTIDTPEEHLGAITQLLANRKGRMENMTNHGTGWVRMEFIVPSRGLIGFRSEFLTTTRGTGIANAISHGYEPWAGQITTRQNGSIVADRMGVVTPFAMIALQERMSFFVQPTQEVYEGMVIGENSRADDMDVNITKEKKLTNMRAASSDTFESMTPPRVLTLEESLEFARDDECVEVTPEVVRIRKVILDQTVRGREASRLKRQDAKA
- a CDS encoding phospholipase — protein: MLQNTRALRRAAAAASARSTVTARRPILMFAAAGAALLGITVTVGFASAPAVGAENMISAVTELAGPEPLAKVADEASTSLIAAHAAVDAAIQLNADVVLSGLDLGESVTSIETGELHHDINALDERAVMPGMLLTVLTADTEKTTAAVVAETATLQAALTAAQEKKAADDAAKAAAEQAAAQAAAAAAALAAVNTPDGARAAARDMAASRYGWGDDQFQCLNSLWNKESSWNYQAYNPSGATGIPQALPGSKMASAGGDWATNAATQIAWGLGYISSVYGTPCSAWGHSQATNWY
- a CDS encoding helix-turn-helix domain-containing protein — translated: MEDLRTRIARTLRREREAAALSVSELARRAGVSKATVSQLESGQVGPSVETLWALGVGLGVPFAVLVDQQTNAPTLIRADDRAGVPSSAAAYSATLLSASPPGARRDIYLIQAEPGDARRSDPHHPGTIEHVILSAGQAHVGPSDAPVLLSPGDYLTYPGDAPHVFDATMPGTSAVLISELR
- a CDS encoding AzlC family ABC transporter permease, whose translation is MTAEREVWREALGVVIATSAYGISFGALAVAAGLDVWQACVLSLLMFTGGSQFAFVGVFAAGGLAALPSAIASAALLGVRNVAYGMRMSPIVGGGALRRATAAHFTIDESTAVAISQSDPRLRQVGFWVTGVGIFLGWNVTTLIGALVGDVLGDPKMWGLDAAAAAAFLALLWPRLKQRQAIAVGVAAAVVAASLTPFIMPGLPVLIAALVAIIVGWFNWLGGREGATA
- a CDS encoding AzlD domain-containing protein, producing MTLWGAIVLAATICLAMKAAGYLVPARILEEPRPARISDLLTVALLAALVAVQTLGAGQAVMVDARVPAVLVAAGLLWARQSFLVVVFAAAAVAALLRLAGLAA
- a CDS encoding histidinol dehydrogenase, translating into MKWVSRVLSWLAAAVVGGIFGVAGTIAHSLMWGPIPIGIVVGTIACGAILIAIRSLTHDRAATVAAGAGMVGMLLIISGVGPGGSVVVENTAMGQIWIYLVAGLVILTVTWPSIRRLPVRTEAVAETSATDSRA
- the fdxA gene encoding ferredoxin, which codes for MTYVIALPCVDVKDRACIDECPVDCIYEGERSLYIHPDECVDCGACEPVCPVEAIYYEDDLPEEWADYYKANVEFFDEIGSPGGAAKTGVIAFDHPIIAALPPQGE